ATTTTACATGCTTATTGAGCAGAAGTGTTAATTCATTAATCTGCTTATGTGATAAAATGAAGGGAAAATTTTCAACCAGCAGAAGTGAGTGCTCATGTGAACCTATTCCGAGTCTTGCATCTGATGAGACAAATTTAGGCACAGCTCTTTGTCCTTCTGACCTGTATTTGGAATGCCTTATCCCTAGCACCTCACAGTGAccattttcagttttcaagCCTGGCCTCTTTCTTTTGTGAATACTTCATGCAGCTAGGGATCTCTGCCTTAATCACTCTGTCCCTCCCACCATTCCccttgtttttgtagtttgaaAACTGTgatgctgtgtttgttttttgtgatacTCTTTCATTCAAATGCACTAAGCTCACTATCTAGCAGAAAAATGTTCCgtataaattatgaaaaaggaaatttatatgtatataggtTTTCAAATGACAAAGGTTAATGTGTACAGTACTAGAATTTTAAAGCTATATAGTGACTGGTAAAGGTGCAGAAATTTGCTTTTTAAGTGGATGAATGCCAGGAATTGGGCCAGTTACCAGATCGTCAAAATTAAGCTGCTGGAAGAAAAGTGTAAACTTTGATATTGATTACTTAATACATTATCTAAGGAATATACACTAGGAAATCTAATGAAATCCTTCAGACTGAGAAATATTCACTTAATAATTCATTTACTACATATTctggtaaagaaaataaaagtgaatggaaagatgatgataatgactgaaactgaaaattcaatcagttgaaaatgtttcatgatcttctaaaacaaaaagtttttaatgtggttgtctacaatttatttatgtatagaCACACAGCCAGAACAGTTGCATAAAATAGCTGTGATCATGGTTTTTCTCATCAGCAGCCATTATGGTTATGCgtgatatttttaaatgctCTCTGTACCACTACGAATTAACTGTCAAAATATTGCTTTTGATGCAGAATGTAATCTACAACCAGTCTTTAAGTGTATTTATGATGtgtttcttgttgctgtttgcatgattatttaataaacacaacaagGAAGAACAAGGATTCAAGACATTTAATAGCTGAAGGATGGATATAATTGTGGTGGAGACATTTGTCAAGGTGTTATTAATTGaatctaaaattgttttaacaatCTTATTTAGGGGACCGTTTGTGGAAGTGCTAGTTGATGTCACGgctaaaaaaattgtgaagaaCTCATGgtcaaataaaatgataattaaaccTGTTCAAATCTGTTCCACAGATTTGTTTTTTGCACAAAAATGAAAGGTGCAGTTATTGactagagcagtgatgcccaacctttttcggcctgcgggccatatccatttcggacagccgtgtcgcgggccatatccatttcggacagccgtgtcacgggccacttcaccgcaaaaatacaaaaaagaaaaaaaaaatagagcagataccatttttattagaaacaagttgtacttaccattaattatgtagtaattagtgggatatttgaagttgtttacccgaaaccaacttctgaatgtccggcctcattgtagagacaccaagtcggagcactgaatcgaaatgttcgtccatcggaAAAGAGATTGAGAGCCGCctctacgtagggataaatacttcttcttccccttttttcgtttttttattttcggttttttgaattattattattactaacatgccgatttcctgcactgtgggcagaggTTTCGCGGGCCgaatggcaccgcgtcgcgggccggatatggcccgctggctgtaggttgtgcatccctggactagaggaaatatatttaatgtagCTCATTAGTAAAAGTTAACAAAGGAGTGTGTTGTGATACAGATGATGTAATGCatttacaaatacaatttttatcttGTACTGAGCTTAATAATGCACTATAATGTTGCAATCTTTTACTATGATAAAGTGTGCAGAATTTGCCATCATCTAATTCATAAACAGTTATTCAGAATGTTGAAACTTACAGATAAATTCATATTGCACTGTAGATCTCTGGGTAAAGGACAAGTAAGAAGGGAGTTAGCATTGAACTTGTACCACTTATGCTTACATATCTTTGTGTTCCATCTTTTATGACTAGTAATTTATCAGTTGTTGCTGCACTTTCTCACTTTGtaatgaaaaatttaataattgttaacaaaattgtctttttttgtgtggggAGAAATGTTTCTAAGAACCATATTGTTGAACTATTCCTTAGTCACATTCTCAGCATCATTTGCAAAAGCAAATTTTGTATAGTGTTTAGAGAGCACGATAATGATAGGTGTTCAACAGGTACGGGTTGTGGACAGTGCATGAAACAAATGAGTGCATGGTCTGTAATATCTTTCAATGTCATTTAGGATGAAAATCTTAActctttggattttttttataaatataactgAAGCATATTAACAATGGGTATCAATTCCAAACTAATAATTTTTGTGCCTTTTGATGTGTAGAGATCTTTAAAACTAAGTTATTCTGGTTTTGAAAGTTGTCTCAGATTGTTGGAAGCTTTGAACTGTATTTTCAGGCAGTGCGAAACTTATATATGGATACAGCTACACTTTTGTGGAATGGTAATGCAATCAGCAATAAAGATGCTATACTGAAGTTTCTTGAGGATTTACCTACATCAGAACACACACTAACCACTTTGGACAGTCAGCCCCTTGTTGGTATGTTGACAACTGAGTTTTCTTCACAACAAATGTTTACCAAAGTCCTCAAGGACTACAGCTAATGTTTGACCTTCTACCTTTTAATTATGATAATGcttgtaaaaaatattaaagataatGCTTATTAGGATTGTTATTGTCCCTTTTTTGTTACAATTGGACTGAACCTATGTAATTATTACATGTTGTAGGATCATCTTTATAGTTTTTATGTATAgatgaatataaaaattataggAATTCATCCTCTTGGTCCCGAGCAAGGATGCTTGAATGCTGAGGAAAATCACTTATAATGACGAGaattaaaaacagataaaaggcGCCTTTTTGGCAGATGGAAGCTTATTGTATCAGTTGTACGTCTTATGACCAAAGCCCAAAGTTCGGCTAGTTCCCTAATTGACCTGCCATTTTGCACAAGCCAAAAGGTGTGGTTAAGGCCCAATGTACTTGAAATGTGTATATGTTACTTTGGCTGGCCATTTTGCAAAGTGGCAGAAAATCTCTGATGAGAATTCAATTTGCTCATGCATCCATATAGCGGATGTTGACAGAGGTTGCAGTGATCCAAGAAGTGTTATTGCAGTTGTTGTGAACGTCAAGGGAACTTTctacaagaacaaaacatggtgTTTCAAACAACTGTACTCCAGAAGTGAATTTTCCATTCTGCATGAGAAGCTCACATTGGAATCAGTAGGCACGTAAGAAAATTCCCTACAAACCATCGTGTCTTCTCAATCACTGACTGGCAGCCAAGGCTACACTCGCTCCAACTACACTATTAAGAGCACAACAAATTGCTGCAAATGTAGAAATAAACTAATGTATAATTCAAAAAGTCATAAAAGCTTATTATGTTGTAACAAGTGATGATATTGATAATTTACTATTATTTACCCAACTTTTTCTTTGCCCTATGGCATTTCACAAACTGGAAGGCCAAATTCTCAAATCAAGAAAAGATATTGAGAGTGAAGATCTGTGGGGATGATGCTTGAAATGAGCAGGATTGACAATCTGAAAATTTGTCAAGTAGCAAAATCTTCAATTTCTGAAGAGCGAGCATGGCCTTAGGACAACTAGCAAAGAATGTATTGCACTAACCCAAGAAGTATCCAGgaggtgatttttattttcttcagtgaGAAATTGTCTGATGGACCTAATCCTCTTCAGCTCAAGATATCATAACAGAcagattttggttttgtgttgttttatgaCCATAAAGAGTCGAAGAAGAAGCCAAGATTTCTCACAGCTGGAAAGCTAAATGTTACTGAAACTTCAGCTTGGCAGATCCAGGAAAGAGGCATGCCTCAGTTTTGGCATTAAGTTGCAACATATTGTCAGAGTTTAtagagtaataaaaaaaattaagatgggTAATTATCTGAagtgtgtgaaacaaaaaaaatgcattgaaaATCTCAGGAGTAACAGGCAGCGTTCAATGctataaactgaaaaatgagCAGTTTTTTTAGTAACAATGTACTTGCTATTTTGCAGAGCCAGTgattgatggtcaaacatccaTCATGGTCACAGTTTTTGGCAAAGCATGCTATCAGGACACCAAAGCCAAGGGTTTCTTCCAAACTTTCATCCTGACATCACAAGGAAATGTGTGGAAAATAGTCAGCGACACATATCGTTTCCTTGAAGCTTGATCATTGTTGTGTTGAACTGGATCTGTATTTATGTGGTTAAGAGTTGACAACATTGGTAGCAAGTGTCTGACACatgtgaaagtgaaaataaaatttattattgtaatgGTTTTCTTTCACTGCAAATATTGACTTGTGAAACTCGATGGCCAATGAAAAGATACCAGTTGACACAGGTGTAAAACTCATGAAGAACATCAAAGTGATTGAAATACAAAGCTGGGAGAATTTGgttgcttttatttctaaaagCATAACTGTGCTTAATGAATGAAGCAACAAAAATAGCCATTGAACTTAAGTCATAGACTCGgtaattaactttaaaaaatagtactttttatgtttctgccctttattgttaaaaatgcaaaacattaatttataatatataaaaataaaattttagttcTTATGTTTATTATCACCTACCTcaagcttttttaaaacttgtgtcCAACACTCTAATAATTAAAGTAAATGAGCCAAGGTCTTAATGGAGTTGATTGAACTagtttcttgaaataaaaacaactttttgcACAGTTTGATCCTCTGACAAACATTACACAATGTGACAAcaaagccttttttttctttaaatgatcCCTTTACTTTCATCattcacacatttaaaaatcttCATAAATTCATACAAGTGTTGGTTATACTTTAAGGTTGTTAAGAATGGCTTTTTCACATCCcgtaaatttaaaacaaaaattgatgtCCAGTTAAAAAAACATCCCAGGTGTAATTTTAAATGGTTTGCCAGTGTTAATATGAAAACCTAATCATGTCaagcaaataaatttaaatgcaaCTTGAGGAATAAATGTGATAAACCTGGAGCCCATTTCTAATGAAAACCACCCGTTCTTCCCATCCCTTACCCctctttgcatttatttaaaacgTGAAGATTCCCATGACTCCACGGAGATATGACATTCTATTTCTCTCAACTtcacaaaaaattttttatgaaaattgcCCCTCTCCCAGAATAAAATAACTGGTGTAATATCTAAAACCAACATCATCTGACCCATACTGATGGAAATGCAGGAAATAAATGTGTCATCTTCCACCACAAAGGGCTGAAATATATGTGGACAaatttttccttgttttctttctgcattcAGATCTGATTTTCACAGGAACCAAAGGTAGCAACACAGTTTCACAAAGCAAACATtcaactcaaaaaaaaaaaaggaactctTTTCCTTACCACTCTCTCTGTTCACTGTTTCATCATAGTTGTTGTAAATATCCATTAACAAAAGGCCAATATACAAACGTTATGCATCTGAATGCAGTCCAGCGATCtcagttattttgaaaagaacCTAACTTGTTCCACTTTCAATGGGTCGTGGATGGTCCAGCCTGTTCTTGAAGTTTTTGGCCACATAAATGAAATAGGCCAgtgcttctttctcttccacTTCCATTGAATGAAAGTGTTTAGCAAccatctgaaaaacaaaatatttactgttgctCAGTATCATTTGCTTAAATAGCAAGATTAGGCAAATTGATAATTTTGAAATACTATTCAATTACCTACAGTTTTTAATGACACTGGTGTCTGGCTTCAtctctttacaattttttaagtttccttGTAAAGGTCCCACATTCAAGGAAATTAATAGTTTTACTGTCTAGGCAATGGCAAGTGAAGATGGAGCCTTATCACCTTATGCTACCATCTTTCATGTTGGATAAGCACAGATCATTCTCCATCATCACCAGTCAGCCAAAGAGGGCTGCAGTCTTCCCTTAACTACACACTAATTTTTATCCCTGTAACCacaacaaaactgcaaaacCTGCTCTCTGCACAAATCCATAGAAGCAAATAACTTCGGTATTTAAGAAAAGCTGCATTAATCTAAGCTGTAAAATTTGTGCACTGCCCAGTCTGGGAGTGAGACCCAGCATGACATCTTGAAGCATAAAAAAGGGTCAGTCAAGACCAACCTCTGTTTCCAGCACTCTTTACTTTGCTGGATAAATCAGATACTCATCACTGCTTAGTAGAGGGAGTTTCCTAGACTGAACCCACAACCATCTTCTCTAAAACGGAGAGCACTAACCACAAGGGTACAGTCCTTACCCTAAAGTATATCAATGGAGGCATACCCTTCCACCttgcaaatgaaaaataatagaTGCTTTTTAACAACAGTTATGAAGTTCAACTTAACATGTTCAAGTAAGGGTAAACTGAATAACATTAACTGTCACAAATGCTTCTACACTTTGCAGTTCAAGATTCTTCACAAATGGTTCAGAATGAAGatgtaaacaaaatgcaaaatgccAGACACACAACAAAAAGTTTCTGGCAACTTTAAAAAGTTAGTGATCACAACCATTGCACAGGCACGCATGCAAACACCCTACAATTCTCTTCCACTTACACCAACAGGTGCATTTTTGATTATTACCTCAGCCAGCTGTGACTTATTCATATTTGGGCGGTTTGGTATCTTAAAATGTCTCTTGTACCGTCTAAGTGTGTTGACTGGGATCTGAAAGAAGTCAATctgaaaccaaaaaaatttGTGTATCATTCCTTAATGCATAAACTGTGCATATTTACATGCTTCCCTTCAAATGATTGTAAAGGCACACATTAGGATGCTTCTGATCTAAACAAAATCACTCCAATATATATAACTTCAGACCTCTGGGTAGTCATCCATGTCGGGTGAACCTCTGCCATCCACGctctctttcctcctccttttAGTACGCACACGCTGAATAACATTCTTGTGATAATCACAAATGTAGATATGAGGCACCTGTGTTAAAAAATAGGCTTGATTGAAAATGCAGTCAAGTTagtgttatatttttaataaactgtaTAATGGTTAATGGCATAAATAGACCGTAAACTTTTCATGATAGCACAGTAACTTCACAAAGCTATCCATGTTGCAAATCCACCCATTACTAAAGACCACAATGCTTGTAATGCAGTACTAATaagaacctaaaaaaaaaatgggggaatGGGCACAATAAAATAAGGTGttcttgtcattaaaaaatgagaaatactttataagaataaaaataaaaaaaggaaacaaaaatacaacctGTAGCAAGAATGCATACAGGCGTCCCCAAGTTATGATGATTCGTGTttacatctcccatttactgcataaagccttgtttcacttaagtggttttgtgtcATAAATGTCGTAAAACAAACTtcgtggtttttttaaaaattactgtttattattcctgtttcatttcattattaaatgtattttatgtgttttttaataattactttGTTAGGATAGgatttacatacagtatgtaCATATGCTCCAacttacagcgaaaatcggtttacgTGACAAAGGAACAGAatgtcgtaagtcgaggaccgcctgtatatattttaaatcaCAAAACACATCCAGAAAGTCACACATCAATAATTGAGTAATTATAACATTCTCTCGTTTCCATGTAACTTTAAGGGACACAgtttaaagtagtttttttaCCCTATGAGGTCAGAAAACACTCAAAAGGGCAAAGAAGAAACCCTTTTTTAAAGAAGGGTTGAAAAGACAACATACCGAATCATCACGAATTAGTTTCAGCTTGCGCTGCTGTACTGTCTTCTGGATCCTTTTGCTATAGCTTGCATTGCCTGCCTGATTCTGACATCTCTCACCATCATCAATCAAACAGCACACTTGGTCATGGCCTCCTCTACTGTCATCCTCTGATGTGAAACCATTTGTGCTGTCAACAAATTTATCGACCTGTTTTCATTAACAGAATAGTGATATTTAACCACAAATTTTTCCATTGAATGATATATAATAGCAAGAGTGCCCAGCACTGCATCAGTGATGTCCCATTTCTGTTGGGCTGTCAGTGCACCTCAAATGGTATGCAGCATAATGCCACTGTTTCTACTTTGGTTTTCTCTTCTCACTGCTTGTTCTTGGGGACCCTCTAAAATGATACTGATGTCAAAATTTGCTCCATGTAGTATATACTGTCCTCATTTAACATCATTTCACTTGACACTGTTGAtataatgtaagaaaaatattcatttccagTCACAAATAGTCTGCACATTTTCCCCAcacgtgggttttttttctgatttctccCACGTTTGGGatctttattaacatttttctgaactttttttgtgACCAGATAACTACTGTTGGAATTTAactcttgtttatatatatatatcaagtaGCCTATGATAAAATAgtttaatgtctttttgtttaaagTCACGGATTTTAGACACCTTTAGATGACACTGAGGGCTAAGTAAAGATTTCTGCGTGAAAATATGGACCCACCAGTAACATCTAGTAAAGTATTCATCTTGTCCAGTCTCTTAGCTGTCAGCGTGCACTGCACTCATAGCCAAAGGAGAGAGATGACAGATATTCGCCCGCCACCAACCAAATCTGGCAGATAAAACTTGTAGTGTGGCCAGGTGCTCACTCACTTCTTTCACCTTTTTGCCATTTTAAATGATGCTGCTAAAATTTGCTCTGCGTAGTAAAGGTAAGTCGCAAATGGATCGATCGTGTAACAAATTTTCTTCACCCAACAGTAATACAatagaaacaattaaaatgctCAAGagcaacaaacacaaaccagGGTCTGCGACTTTCCTGCAGACGTCGGGAATATTCTTGCCAAAATTCTGTTGAGAATGGGACAAATTGTGAATTTTTTGAGGGATCACACACGCATTCACCTGCACACACTCcgttatacatgtatttataacttttgtttatttacgaCTTGCCATTTGAAGTAAGGATTATCggccaaaatatttatctgaaatCAGTTAACACATACGACAATGTTGGGCTGTGATTACGAATACCAGTCGAAGTTTATTAGATGAGGTAAAAACCAAAGCGAAACTTTAAATTCGGAAATTTAATAATCCAAGGAAACCGGAAAGTTCCGCATAATACACATCACGCGGTTGCTAGTTTGAAAGACTAGTGCGagtgcagaaaatattttcagttgaCCTAAGGATTTCATAATAAATCAACGTCTCACTGTGTTGTATTCACCCAGTGTTGCctctaaatgcaaaaatatcaGACAAAACGATCATGATAATAAAGCACGTCCGAACTGAAGGCATGTACGAAATACTGTACTCTAGATACAGTGAGGAGCATAGCAAGCATTACTTCATTATCAAGTATTCGCTacacaaaataaactggaaTATAACACTTGCATGACATCAGTCTCACCTCATTTCTGCTATCAAAATGTAAATCTAGCTCTCCAGGGTAATGCCGGATTCTCACAAATCCGTTCGGAAAATAATGTAACCAGATGGCCGAAAGCTTGCTTGAGAACAAATGGCGGAGTAATACTGTTCTGCACACGAAGTGTCAGAGGTTACATGACGTCACATACCGTAAAAGGAAAACGCCACGCCTACTTACGCAGCAGACAGCTGTACAGTTCTGTTGATTAGTGCATAATATTCTAGAAATATGTAGAAAGTAAcactttaaattactttaagttaacaaaaatatttttcactttgctttcgggattttttaattactttatttttctctgcataTTTACATGATTTGTGATCAAAAGATGCTGTTTATGTTGGAATATTAATGAGGTCGATATAGCCAAACGTCACTAAAAATTCAGTTTATGATTGGCTGATTTATGCGGCTAATCTGAATCCAACCAATCAACATCACGGAAATCCCAGCGGTTTTTCACACTACGGCTAACTACTGGTGTGAGCAGAGATCGGTGTGAGCAAGTCTGCAGTTCAGCGCTGGAAGGCCTAGGAAAAGAAGGTAAggcttaatttgttttcttattttattataaaacctCTTGTGCTAAGGGAACGTGCTTATTTTATATGCCGCGTTGTTGTTTTTAAGCTGCTATGCCTATGATGGATAAAATCTTGTCGTTACAACGGCAACGTTAAGCCTAACGTCTGCATACGCCATAACTGCCTGGATATAGTATTAGAGGCTGTGGAAAAGCTGCGTTGATCAAATTTTTTATACGTATCATAAATTAGCTGTATTAATTGTCGATTCTTCTGGTACACATCAaacatttgtataaaatataaactaataGTTAAAATTTTTTAGTAGATCTCCGTTCGCCTTACAAGCAGCCAATCcgcatttttttagttttgtttttgtttgttttggatgcCCATTGATAGGCCAGTGCTTTGGTTCGTTGCTGTGCAGGGCTGTTagacttttattttcctctacGACTTTCAGATTTCCCGTCAACTGACGGGCTTTTCTACCTGATGCCATAACGGTTTCTCCTGGTTTCTCCAAGTCGTCACTACTCATATACATACTTGAAGTCCACAGAGTCatctgcttttaaatttttatgtagtttttctctttttgtgttaGCATCGGTACCAGCAGTCTTCTTGAGATTTCAGATCCTTTGGCCCGAATATCTCTTGATCGGTTTTGCTTTCCCCACAGACGATACAAAGGCTTTCCAAGCTGTAAATCTGCTGTAACAACTCACAGTCTTGGTCTATGTAGTCCAGTGGTGCCCAACATTTTCTCCCCGAGGACCGCGCTCGACGTAACTTGGCGGTTTCAGGGCTCCGGGTAGTGCactgtagtggttaaaacaccaTATATAGCACTGGCCACTGATGCTGGGCGCCGGGGGTTTTCACCGGGTGTCTcggtccccccccccccccccaacacacatacacacacttttttgatagtgcgaaatcgcctgaaggtggaagcactctctTTATTAAATATACCAACCAACGTATGGCGGTTTTCCCAGAATCATGTcgacgttaaaaatgaaattatgcagCGATATACCAAAGCGTAAGTTAAGGttaggaagaaagaaatcataagCCAAAAGTAATTTCTGCACTCGAAACCGGACCAAAcatttcgggagcgaaagcggagCGCCACCGACAAAGAGCTCCGAAAAATAAAGCGAAAAGTGGGGGATTTCCTGTGACAAGGAAAGGCCGAAAGGCAGTTAACTATAGGAGACAATTGAAATTATTAAACGGCGATAGGCAAAAACCAAGACCAAAGGCACGGATGCGAATCCGTGTgcggtaatcagatttttaaatagaatacAAGTACATTCACCTTCAGAAAATGGTTTGGCTTCTTTAAGTTATGAACGAGCCATCCTGAAACTTGCTCGAACGGCTGCTTCGttgtcatttcttgtttttgttttgtgaaccCGGCAATTAATTCACGCTGgtaattttctgtttgcagCACAAACCAACATATTGATCATACGTACGTAAGCGTGTTTGGTTTTAAAATGTCGCTTAATATTGTGCTCCTTAAACACGGCAACAGTCTTATTACTAATGAAGCACACGAACTTCTCTTGATACACATAAAAGTACAAATTAAATTCGTCCACTACTGAAAATTGTGGCACTTAGAATCAACcctacttttttgtttttttagctcCCGCCGGCAGTTAATTTCCCTGGCTCTCATATCGAGTGCCATCGACAAACTGACTACAAAGGCGCAATAGAGAAAAGTTTGGCTTCAGAAAAATTGTATGTACGGCAAGCAAAGGCGGCGGCGTCAGGTAGACGTCACTGAGTAGGCCGTATGAGGCAGCTTAGTGGGCGCCTTAA
This is a stretch of genomic DNA from Pomacea canaliculata isolate SZHN2017 linkage group LG3, ASM307304v1, whole genome shotgun sequence. It encodes these proteins:
- the LOC112559864 gene encoding NTF2-related export protein 2-like isoform X2: MAPMEEPKEKAEQALQAATEFAQIFYEYLDKKRNAVRNLYMDTATLLWNGNAISNKDAILKFLEDLPTSEHTLTTLDSQPLVEPVIDGQTSIMVTVFGKACYQDTKAKGFFQTFILTSQGNVWKIVSDTYRFLEA
- the LOC112559864 gene encoding NTF2-related export protein 2-like isoform X1, giving the protein MAPMEQEPKEKAEQALQAATEFAQIFYEYLDKKRNAVRNLYMDTATLLWNGNAISNKDAILKFLEDLPTSEHTLTTLDSQPLVEPVIDGQTSIMVTVFGKACYQDTKAKGFFQTFILTSQGNVWKIVSDTYRFLEA
- the LOC112559863 gene encoding histone deacetylase complex subunit SAP30 homolog is translated as MSTNGFTSEDDSRGGHDQVCCLIDDGERCQNQAGNASYSKRIQKTVQQRKLKLIRDDSVPHIYICDYHKNVIQRVRTKRRRKESVDGRGSPDMDDYPEIDFFQIPVNTLRRYKRHFKIPNRPNMNKSQLAEMVAKHFHSMEVEEKEALAYFIYVAKNFKNRLDHPRPIESGTS